GAGGAGGGGCCGCCCGCCGCTCCCGCTCGATCCGGTCGCCGAGCCGGACCCAGTCGTCGGGCGGCTCGTCCCCCGTCTCAAGGCGCAGGCGCGCCGCGAACGCGGCGTGCTGCGCCAGCGCCTCGTCCGTCCTCCCGTCCAGGTGCAGCGCCGTGACCAGCGACGCATGGGGGCGCACGTCCAGCGGGAAGCTCTCCGCCCAGTGCGCCGCGCGCTCCGCCATCGCGCGCCAGTCTCCCCGGACCTCCGCTTCCGCCGCCCAGCGCTCCAGCGCGCTCTCCAGGAGGCGCCGCAGCTTCGCGCGCTCCCCGTCCACCCAGACGCGGTACGCCTCTCCCCCCGCGTCGTCCGCGGCGATGAGGAAGTCTCCCTTCCAGCGGCGGACCGCGGTCTCCAGCCGACCGGAGGCGACCTCCTCCTCGAAGGCAGCCGCGTCGAGCTCCACGGTGCCGGGCGCGATCCCGACGCGCTCCGGGGTCGCGGTGATCGCGTCGCCCACGCAGTTCCTGAGCGCCAGCACCGCCTGCCGGAGCGACTGCCGCGCGCGCTCCTCTCCGCGCTCGCCCCAGAGCAGGGTGGCCAGCTCCGCGCGGGGCACGGAGGCGGGGGAGCGGCGCGCCAGGTAGGCGAGGAGAGCCAGCTCCTTGCGCCGTCCGGCCAGCACGAGCGCCCCGTCCGCGTCCAGGAGCCGCAGCTCGCCGAGTGTCAGCAGGCGAAGCACGGCGTCAGACCGTCAAATCGATGGAAGACAAATAGTTGACGGCCGCTTCACGGCGGGTTGCGCCCGGCGGCGTATCCTGTACACCGCAGTCGAGGCCGCGCGTGGACGGACGCTGCCGGGACGTCGGTGGGACCTGTCTCGCAGGACGGAGCATGCGGGAGGGAGCGGGAGGGGCGGTTCGCCACGGGGCGGGAGCGTGGAGCCGCAATCATAAGTGCGGCGGGCGTGCCCCACAACGTTTGACGGCGGCCTCGTCTCCCCAGCTCGCGCGCTTCCACCTCTTTTCCCCTTCTACTCGCGCCAGGGACTCCCCGGCCCCCCTGCCTCACCCGCTTCGAAGGAGCCGGCGGTGCCCATCCAGGTGGAGCAGTACTCGTACTTCATGCTCCGGATCCGGCGGACGGCTTCGGAGCGCCCCGGGGAGCCGCCGGAGCTGGAGGGGCTCGTGGAGCACCTCGGAACGGGGGAGAAGAGGCCCTTCCTGAGCGGGGAGGAGCTGCTCCTGCTGGTGGGGAACTGGTGCGGGCGCGTACGCATCCCCTTCGTCGTCCCCGCCCCGGAGCCGCACGACCCCGCGCCCGCTCCACCCACGACCTGAACTCGCCGGACCGCGCACGTGCGCCGGATCCGGTTCCGGTGAGTGGATCGAATGGTCCACTCCACAATCCGCAAACCCACGGGAGAAGCTCATGTCCGAACATCCTGTCCCCGCGCAGAGCACCGGCCTCGCGCCGAACGTGGCCGGCGCGCTGGCCTACCTGCTCGGCCCCCTCACCGGAGTCGTCTTCTTCCTGATCGAGAAGGAGAGCCGGTTCGTCCGCTTCCATGCCGCGCAGTCGATCGTCGTCGGGATCGCCATGGTGGTCGCGAGCATCGTCCTCTCGGTGCTCGGCGCCGTCCTCGCCGTCGTCCCCGTCATCGGGTGGCTGATCGGCCTGCTGCTCTCGATGGCCTTCGGCTTCGGCAGCTTCGTGCTCTGGATCGTCCTCATGTTCAAGGCCTTCCAGGGGGAGGAGTGGGAGGTCCCGCTCGTGGGCGCCCAGGCCCACCGTCTCCTGGCCGCGCCGGCGGCGCGCTGACGCGAGCCCCGCGGAGCCGGCGAACCGGCTCCGCGGGCCCCTGAGCCGCTCCGCCGTCCCTCTCGGCCTCCCCCGCGGCGGCCGGGAGGAGGCGTTCCCGGTTACTGCCGCGCCCCCGACACCTCCCTTCCGCTGAGAGACATACGATGATGGAAGCCGCGCCCCCTGTCGCGAGCCCTCCCGCGCGGAAGCTGCGCCCCGCCCTGGAGCTCGCGCTCGCCTCGGGGCTGCACCTGCTCCTGCTGGTCGCGCTCGTCCAGGCGTGGCTCGCGGGGTGGCCCGGCCGATGGTGGCTGGCCGCCGCCGTGCTCGTGGCGCTCCCCCTCTCCGCCACGCTCTGGCGGCGGGCCCGGACGGCGCCGCTCCTGGTCGGCGGCGCGGCGGCGGCGTGGCTCTTCCTCTTCCCGGCCGTGCGCTACGGCTCGGGAGGAGGGGGGCTCCTGATCGCCGGGCTTTCCTTCGACGCGGCCGCCTCCATCCTCCTGGTCGCGGCGCTCGCGGCCGCCGCGTGGCAGGCCGCCCTGCTCCCGCGGCTCCCCCGCGCGGTTCGCTTCGCCCCGGCCGGGCTCGCCCTCTACGCGGGCGCCGGGATCGCCGTCGGGGCCTTCCGCGACGCGCCGCTCGGGGCGACGCTCGCGGGGGGCGGCTGGCTCCCCTTCTGGCTCCACGGGCCCTACCTCGGCGCGGGGGTGCTCCTCCCGGCCGGGATCCTCCTCAGCGCGGGTATGCTCACCGTGGGGCTGGTGCGCCGCGGAGACGTCGCCCGGCCGGCGGTGGTCCTGGCGCTCCTCGCCGTCGCCTTCCTCCTCACCGGACTGGAGCTCACGCGCCAGGGGAGGCCGAACCTGGCCGCGGCCTTCCTCCCCGCCACCGCCGCGGGGGAGGGCGCCGCCCTCGCCGCAGCGGACGGCTCCACGGCGCCGGCCGCGAAGTCCGTCCCCGACCCGGCCCCCGAGCTCGCCTCGGCGCTGGCTCCCGGAGAGGAGTGGCTCGCGGCCTTCGGCGGGGAGACGCTGGACGAGATCTTCGCGCGGGTCGCCACCGGCGTGCGCTACGAGCCGTACCCCGGGATCCTCCGCGGCGCGGTGGGGACGGCGGTGGCGCGCAGCGGCAACTCCGCCGACCAGGCGATGCTTCTCGCCGACCGGCTGCGGAGCGCGGGGTACCGCGTCCGGCTCGTGCGCGGGCGGCTCGGAGACGACAACGTCACCGCCGTGATCCGGGGGATGTACCCGCCGCGCGTCCGCTCCTGGGCGATCGGGCCGGAGTACGCCCCCTACGACCCCGCGGCCGACGACGCGCTCCGCGAGGTCGTGCGTCCCCACCTCTGGGTGGAGGTCTTCCAGGGGGCCGAGTGGCTCCCGCTCGATCCCTCCTTCCCGCGCGCCCGGATCGGCGAGGCGTACGCCGAGGCGGAAGAGCACTTCGACGAGCCCGCGCCCGAGCTCTTCCAGCGGGTGGCAGTCAAGCTGAAGGAGGAGACGGGCGACGGGAAGGTCCGCGACCTCGGCCGCTTCGAGGGGACGGTCGCGGAGCTCGGCCTCCGCCCCATCTCGCTGGTGGTCCGGGCGATCCCGCAGGCCGCCGCCGCGCCCGAAGCGGCGATGGGCTCCCCCGGGGGGATGCTGGGGGGGATGGGCTCGGCGCTCGGGGGGGGCTCGGCCGAGAAGGAGCCGGCGGCGCCCGCCGCCCCGGCGAAGATCGTGGGGGTGGCCTACCGCCGCGCGCTCGAGGTGGCGGGGGCGGCGCAGAAGGTTGAGCCCACGGTAGTGATGAACGGAGACGCGCGGGGCGCGCTCCGCCGCGAGTGGCTGGAGTTCACCCTCACCGCGCCGGGGGAGGCGCCCCGCGCCGTCGAGCGGGATCTGTTCCGTGCGGACGGCTCCACTCCCACTCCGGCGGAGGCGCGCCGCTACACGATCAACCTCGTGCCGGGGCGCGTGCACCACGCCTACGCTGCGGCACAGGCGGCGCGTGCCGGCGGCGCGATCGACCTCCGCGCGCTGAAGGGCCGCGCCCGCAGCCTCTCCCGCGTGGGACCGGACGATCCGCAGGCCGCGGGCGCCGCGCTGGAGCTCGGGCGCATGGACGACGCCGCCGGCACGCTGGCCGGCCACCTCCTGACGCTGCGCTTCGCGGCGGAGTCGGACTCCCTCACCCGCCTGATCGCGGACCGCAACGGGGTGGCGCTGGCCTGGGCGACCCCGCGCATCCTCATCGCCGGGGTGGAGACCACGCAGGGGAAGAAGAACCGCCTGGACGCGAAGGTGAGCATCGACCTCCGGCTGGACGAGGTGCGGGCGTACCCCTACCCCGGCGCCCCCGCCCGCATGGCGCCGGTGTTCCAGGCCGCGCGGGGCATGCAGGAGTCGGTGCTGGAGGGCGCGCTCGTCGCCCTCGCGAGC
This is a stretch of genomic DNA from Longimicrobiaceae bacterium. It encodes these proteins:
- a CDS encoding BTAD domain-containing putative transcriptional regulator, which gives rise to MLRLLTLGELRLLDADGALVLAGRRKELALLAYLARRSPASVPRAELATLLWGERGEERARQSLRQAVLALRNCVGDAITATPERVGIAPGTVELDAAAFEEEVASGRLETAVRRWKGDFLIAADDAGGEAYRVWVDGERAKLRRLLESALERWAAEAEVRGDWRAMAERAAHWAESFPLDVRPHASLVTALHLDGRTDEALAQHAAFAARLRLETGDEPPDDWVRLGDRIERERRAAPP
- a CDS encoding DUF4870 domain-containing protein gives rise to the protein MSEHPVPAQSTGLAPNVAGALAYLLGPLTGVVFFLIEKESRFVRFHAAQSIVVGIAMVVASIVLSVLGAVLAVVPVIGWLIGLLLSMAFGFGSFVLWIVLMFKAFQGEEWEVPLVGAQAHRLLAAPAAR
- a CDS encoding transglutaminase family protein, which translates into the protein MMEAAPPVASPPARKLRPALELALASGLHLLLLVALVQAWLAGWPGRWWLAAAVLVALPLSATLWRRARTAPLLVGGAAAAWLFLFPAVRYGSGGGGLLIAGLSFDAAASILLVAALAAAAWQAALLPRLPRAVRFAPAGLALYAGAGIAVGAFRDAPLGATLAGGGWLPFWLHGPYLGAGVLLPAGILLSAGMLTVGLVRRGDVARPAVVLALLAVAFLLTGLELTRQGRPNLAAAFLPATAAGEGAALAAADGSTAPAAKSVPDPAPELASALAPGEEWLAAFGGETLDEIFARVATGVRYEPYPGILRGAVGTAVARSGNSADQAMLLADRLRSAGYRVRLVRGRLGDDNVTAVIRGMYPPRVRSWAIGPEYAPYDPAADDALREVVRPHLWVEVFQGAEWLPLDPSFPRARIGEAYAEAEEHFDEPAPELFQRVAVKLKEETGDGKVRDLGRFEGTVAELGLRPISLVVRAIPQAAAAPEAAMGSPGGMLGGMGSALGGGSAEKEPAAPAAPAKIVGVAYRRALEVAGAAQKVEPTVVMNGDARGALRREWLEFTLTAPGEAPRAVERDLFRADGSTPTPAEARRYTINLVPGRVHHAYAAAQAARAGGAIDLRALKGRARSLSRVGPDDPQAAGAALELGRMDDAAGTLAGHLLTLRFAAESDSLTRLIADRNGVALAWATPRILIAGVETTQGKKNRLDAKVSIDLRLDEVRAYPYPGAPARMAPVFQAARGMQESVLEGALVALASGQEAASANTARLVSQAEAEGIPLLVIGAGTRTALDQLDGPSPACRARIENAIDRGREVVVPMRAVRLAGAPRWGWWEVNPASGEIIGVMEDGEHQGMVEYELAGERIALNDESGKVIGLIMGATTTQFTLAALLLEHGSVTPQLIAALEAHIGRTLCLSCPQAEAKLEVGVGASIEHDCFSISRSESREVGVSGSIKFCEEYSKGFKCAAGLIVRGLKGEGLAQVSLDGGIDGGFSGQLNCEEF